A section of the Dehalobacter sp. DCM genome encodes:
- a CDS encoding HypC/HybG/HupF family hydrogenase formation chaperone: MCVAVPGKVVEVNEFAGKVDFQGNIIDVNMALVDAKIGDYVLVHAGCAIEVIQQDTAEEILDLFTELESYRHGS, translated from the coding sequence ATGTGTGTCGCTGTACCGGGAAAAGTGGTTGAAGTGAATGAATTTGCCGGCAAGGTTGATTTTCAGGGGAATATTATTGATGTCAACATGGCGCTGGTCGATGCGAAAATTGGTGATTATGTTTTGGTTCACGCCGGTTGTGCCATTGAAGTAATCCAGCAAGATACAGCGGAAGAAATCCTTGATCTATTTACAGAATTGGAGTCATACCGCCATGGATCTTGA
- the hypA gene encoding hydrogenase maturation nickel metallochaperone HypA has protein sequence MHELPLTEQIITIASEKASEHQAQKVLRIALVVGELSGFVGESIQMYFDVISKGTLCEGAILEIETIEAKWYCPSCDCHYVREPLSFACPHCAKDGLPTDLGKEFYVKHIEIDT, from the coding sequence ATGCATGAACTGCCGCTTACAGAACAAATCATCACGATCGCATCAGAAAAGGCCAGCGAACACCAAGCACAAAAAGTATTGCGTATCGCCTTGGTGGTCGGAGAATTATCCGGATTTGTAGGGGAGTCTATTCAGATGTATTTTGATGTTATATCTAAGGGAACCCTCTGTGAAGGTGCCATCTTGGAGATTGAAACTATCGAAGCGAAGTGGTACTGTCCAAGCTGCGACTGTCATTATGTGCGTGAACCGTTGTCTTTTGCCTGCCCACACTGCGCTAAAGACGGCCTGCCTACTGATTTAGGCAAGGAGTTTTATGTAAAACACATTGAAATTGATACATGA